In Emys orbicularis isolate rEmyOrb1 chromosome 12, rEmyOrb1.hap1, whole genome shotgun sequence, one genomic interval encodes:
- the LOC135886010 gene encoding WAP four-disulfide core domain protein 3-like produces MKSGLLLLGLLALWADLTPASGQLRQANAICNLPAEPGPCLAYMPRYFYNSVTKRCEEFIYGGCQGNANRFPNMDKCLKTCGSSVKTGKCPTPINGGAANCDDFCSTDADCPGSERCCSNGCGTECRLPIGVNPGYCPKVKPGTVTICLVECNNDRECGAGSKCCSRGCHVHCARAVPAQPGSCPKRRVLQTFAPCENKCSDDRDCPTRQKCCFTGCGLGCLAPLTGDICRLPPEKGPCRAQIPRFFYNRASRTCESFIYSGCRGNGNNFRTLLECQQACRKRGKGTEAS; encoded by the exons ATGAAATCAGGcctcctcctcctggggctcCTCGCCCTCTGGGCTGACCTGACACCTGCCTCTGGGCAGCTCCGTCAAG CTAACGCCATCTGCAATCTCCCTGCGGAACCCGGCCCATGTTTAGCCTACATGCCCAGATACTTCTACAACTCGGTCACCAAGAGGTGTGAGGAGTTCATTTACGGCGGCTGCCAGGGCAATGCAAACAGGTTTCCCAATATGGACAAATGTCTCAAGACCTGTGGAAGCTCAG TGAAAACGGGCAAGTGCCCCACTCCCATCAACGGGGGGGCTGCGAACTGCGATGACTTCTGCTCCACGGACGCTGACTGTCCCGGATCTGAGCGCTGCTGCAGTAACGGCTGTGGGACGGAGTGCAGACTCCCCATAGGAG TAAACCCAGGGTACTGCCCGAAGGTCAAACCCGGCACGGTGACAATCTGCCTCGTGGAATGCAATAACGACAGGGAATGTGGAGCGGGCAGCAAGTGCTGCAGCCGGGGATGCCACGTGCACTGCGCACGGGCGGTGCCAG CCCAACCCGGCAGCTGCCCCAAGAGAAGAGTGCTGCAGACGTTCGCGCCGTGTGAGAATAAGTGCAGTGATGACAGGGACTGTCCCACCAGGCAGAAATGCTGCTTTACTGGCTGTGGCCTCGGCTGTCTGGCCCCTCTAACAG gTGACATTTGCCGACTCCCGCCTGAGAAGGGCCCTTGCAGGGCACAGATCCCGCGCTTCTTCTACAACCGGGCCTCCAGGACGTGCGAAAGCTTCATCTACAGCGGCTGCCGGGGCAACGGGAACAACTTTAGAACTCTCCTGGAGTGCCAGCAGGCCTGCAGGAAACGCGGTAAGGGGACCGAGGCGTCGTGA